In a single window of the Bacillus rossius redtenbacheri isolate Brsri chromosome 8, Brsri_v3, whole genome shotgun sequence genome:
- the LOC134535155 gene encoding CDP-diacylglycerol--inositol 3-phosphatidyltransferase — translation MSSEENIFLFVPNLIGYGRILLAIVSFYFMPTNHIVSSWCYIISGLLDAFDGYAARYFNESTKFGAILDQLTDRCGTMCLLVTLSYFYPRYMFLFQLSMCIDIACHWIYLHTTLLQGKTSHKFVDVAENPVMRVYYTSRPVLFCMCAGNELFYASLYLLHFTEGPVLGGLSLFRAVCYATLPVAIIKSLIALLQGFVACRNLAIIDVKEREAATKSQ, via the exons ATGAGTTcagaagaaaacatatttttgtttgtgcCAAATTTAATAG GGTATGGCCGGATCTTGCTGGCGATCGTCTCATTCTACTTCATGCCCACCAACCACATTGTCTCGTCGTGGTGCTACATCATCAGTGGCTTGTTGGACGCGTTTGATGGCTACGCGGCAAGGTACTTCAACGAAA GCACCAAGTTCGGGGCGATCCTAGACCAGCTGACGGACCGCTGTGGCACCATGTGTCTCCTGGTGACACTCAGCTACTTCTACCCGCGCTACATGTTCCTCTTTCAGCTGAGCATGTGCATCGACATAGCCTGCCACTGGATCTACCTGCACAC GACGCTGCTGCAGGGCAAGACGAGCCACAAGTTCGTGGACGTGGCCGAGAACCCGGTGATGCGCGTGTACTACACGTCGCGGCCCGTGCTGTTCTGCATGTGCGCGGGCAACGAGCTGTTCTACGCCTCGCTCTACCTGCTGCACTTCACGGAGGGGCCCGTGC TGGGCGGGCTGAGTCTGTTCCGCGCCGTGTGCTACGCCACGCTGCCGGTCGCAATCATCAAGTCCCTGATCGCGCTGCTGCAGGGCTTCGTGGCGTGCCGCAACCTGGCCATCATCGACGTGAAGGAACGCGAGGCAGCCACCAAGTCCCAGTAG